The following is a genomic window from Caldicellulosiruptor danielii.
TCCTATTATAACCACAACTTCTCCTCTGTTTACCTCTAAGGACACCTTGTCCAGCACAAGATTGTGTCCGAAATATTTAACAATGTTCTTTGTAATAATTATTTTTCTACTGTTTATTGCATTATTGTTGCTCATACTTCCCCAGCCTCTTTTCAAGCCAATTGAATATTGTAGAAAAAATTGTGGTAAGAGCCAAATATATCACAAGCGCAGCTATATAAATCTCTGCATCCCTTCCTGTTTGAGATGCTTTTAACTGTGCAGCGCGCATAAGCTCAACCATTCCTATTGTTGATACCAGCGATGAGTCTTTCAAAAGTGCAATAAACTCATTACCAATTGGTGGTATCAATCTCTTGTATGTTTGAGGAACAATTATATGTCTCATGGTCTGAAGGTATGTCATACCAAGAGCCTTTGCTGCTTCGTACTGCCCTTTATCAATTGATAGAATTGCTGCCCTTATTATCTCTGCAGTGTAAGCACCTGAGTTGATAATAAGAGCAATTGCACCCGCCAAAAAGGCTGGCAGTGTCAGAGCAGGAACAATTTTGGGAAGACCATAATAAATAAAGAATATCTGCAAAAGTAGTGGTGT
Proteins encoded in this region:
- a CDS encoding amino acid ABC transporter permease, with the translated sequence MTDSVIIKYFPVLLKASVVTIELTAIAVTIGLVFGLVAALFRISKIKILNYIGSFYVWLFRGTPLLLQIFFIYYGLPKIVPALTLPAFLAGAIALIINSGAYTAEIIRAAILSIDKGQYEAAKALGMTYLQTMRHIIVPQTYKRLIPPIGNEFIALLKDSSLVSTIGMVELMRAAQLKASQTGRDAEIYIAALVIYLALTTIFSTIFNWLEKRLGKYEQQ